The Granulicella arctica genome segment CCGGCTCACCTTCGTGAGACGGACAAGACTGTCCTGACCTGGGACCAACTCAGAAGCGCTTTGGATCATCTCGAACTGCGTGACCGGATCATTCTCGAACTCGACATGACGAATGCACTTCGCCCCAGCGAGTTGTTTGGACTGAGATGGAAATGCTTTGATCGCGCAGCACACGCGATGACTCTCGTGGAAACAACTTACATGGGAGAGATTCGCGATTGGGGAAAGACGAAGGGTAGTCTCCGCACCATTCCCCTTTCGAGAGACCTGACCAAAGAGCTTTGTGCTTGGGAACTTGAGTGTCCTGACATATCCCCCAACGCGTTCATCTTTCCGAACAACAATGGAGGATTCATCGACACGGGCAACTATCGGAAACGAGTGCTGCACAAGTTGGCTCGCGACCTGAAACTGCCCAAGCTCACGTTTCAAGTCATCCGGCGCTCGATTGCAACCTTGGCTCAGAAGAAAGGAACGGTGAAGGACGTGCAGGGTGTACTGCGACACTCTCGCGCGGCAACGACCACCGACGTCTACATGCAGGAGATTCCAGAAGGCGTGCGGGCTACGATCGATTCCATCCATCGCGAGCTGCGGAAGGGCACCAAATCCGGAGTTGCAGGGTTTGGAAGAAAGAAGGAAGCACCCCGATCCACCGAGAAAAAGGTGGGTGTCGGGAACGGCAAGACCGGAGTTTCTGTAGGCCGCAAATTGCAGGAGAGGAGGAGCGTAGGCGATTTCAAAACCCGTTCGCAGAAAGGTTTTGAAAATTTGCTACCAAATGCTACCAAGCCGGGAGAGGCGGAGCCGCTAAGTTGTTGATTTATTGGTGGACCTGATCGGGATCGAACCGATGACCTCTTCCATGCCATGGAAGCGCGCTCCCAGCTGCGCCACAGGCCCACTCTCGGGAAGGACTCTCTCTATTTTGGCCGACGCAGCGATATTCGTCAAACTCAATGGGAACTTATTTACCCTCTCCCGGTGTCTAATTCCTTAGAGTGAGCGAGCACTCGGTCGCCGGCGGCGTAGTTTTTCTCTCGACAGGTTGCATGCTGGGCTGTGAGATCGTAAGGTAGAGGGCACCCGATATGCAGGCGGGCATGGCAATGGATCTGGCGGGCGCAATCGGAATCAGAACGGAAGACGCTGCTCTTGTGAGCGACCTCAAGGCCGGCTCAGAGCAGGCGTTTGCTCTGTTGATCGCGCAGTACCACCAGCCACTCTATTCGCTGATCGCGCGCAGTATTCAGGATCCCGCGGATGCCGCCGATATTACGCAAGAGGTCTTCATCAAGGTCTTTCGCAGCATTCGCGGCTTTCATGGCGAAGCAAGCCTACGAACATGGCTCTACCGCATTGCCTTACATGAAGCCTCGAATCAGCGGCGTTGGTGGTCGCGGCACAAGCGGCAGGAGATCACCATCGATTCTTCCGCCAACGAGCATGACGAAGAGGGCGAGATGCCGTTGCTACGCGCCACGCTAGCCGATGGCCGCGAATCACCGTTCGATCACGCGGTCCAGAAGCAGGTCCGAGAGCGGGTCGAATCCGCGCTCCAGCAGCTTCCAGAGGTCTACCGTACGGTGGTCATTCTGCGCGAGATCGAAGGGTTTGCCTACGAAGAGATCGCCGAGATCCTCGACGTAAACCTCGGGACAGTGAAGTCGCGTCTGACGCGAGGGCGCGCCGCGCTGCGTGGTGTTCTTGTTGATGCGGAAACTACAGAGGCGAACCGCTTTGCCCAGGTACGTTCCGGCGACCGACTCTTTTCGCCGGCACGGAGCATCCGATGAGCATGACTCCTCACTTAGAATCGCAGTGCGAAAGCGTTCGGGCGTCTTTTTCGGACTATCTGGACGGAGCCATCAGCGGCCACGCGATGCAGCAGATCGCGCAACATCTTGAAGCATGTCCGGCCTGTACGCAGGAATTTGCCGCATGGCGGACCGTGCAGGATTCAGTGGCGATGTTGCGACCGGCCAAGGCTCCGGAGAACCTGGGTTTGAAGCTGCGGCTCGCCATCTCACGCGAACGGGTGAAGCACTCCTCGAGCATCTTCGACACGATCGCCTTGCGCTGGGAGAACGCCGTGCGTCCCATGCTGATCCAGGTCTCTGCTGGATTTGCTGTTGCCGTGATGCTTTTAGGATCGATCGGATTTTTGCTGGGAGCTGTGGCCGCCCCCCCGGCCGTTCTGGCAAACGACGAGCCGCTTGGAGCGATGACAGCGCCCCATTATCTCTACTCGGCGGAGCAACCGCGGGCAGTTGTTACAGATCGTGACGCGACAATCGTGGTGGAGGCGCAGGTGAATGCGCGTGGTCAAGTGTACGACTATGACATTGTCTCCGGACCGAACGATCCTGTAGTCCGGAGCCAGGTCGTGGATCAGCTGCTACTGAGCGTCTTCGAGCCCGCGCGCGTGTTTGGCTCTCCGGTGCGCGGCAGGGTCGTACTTACCTTTGCGGGCGTATCGGTGCGCGGCTAATTCCGCCGCATGCTCCTTGCCTGTCCTCCCCGCCTCCCATAAGCTAAGAACGAGCGTCGAATCCCTATCGTGTCCCCTTTCATCCAGATCGTTTCCCCTCGCAAACTCCTTTTCTCCAGCATCAGCTATGGGATCGTCTTCAGCCTTCTGAGCCTATCCTCAATCGGCCAGGTAAAGCAGCAGACGACGAGCAGTAGCAGCGAACAGCCAGCTGCACCTGCGCAAAATTCCTCCAGTTCGCCGGTAGCCCACATCGCGCAACTGGAGGCTGGAGGCTCCGCAATCACGCTCGAGACGAGCGAACCGCTCTTTGACCTGGCAGTGGCTCTCAATGTGTGCGGATACGATGCGGACCTTGCGACGTCGAATCCTATCCGGCTGAAGATCCGCCAAGAGGTGAATGACGCGGTCGCCACCTCGGAACCGGCCAGAGAGAGCCGCGATGCACTCTGCGGATATATCCGGCAACATACGCTGGCAGATCCCGGTTTGAACATCGCGCAGTATGTCTCACTAGCGCTTTACGTGACGCCAACGCCGGAGTTGACACCCTCGGTCGGCGAGACAGAGATGCCACCTGACTCGACCCAGGTGGTTAATATTCTCCCTCTGCTGCGAAGCTTCAGTCAGGCTATTCAACTGCACCTGATCTGGATCGAGCATCGGCCGGAGTATGAGGCGCTGGTCAACGAGATCCACGACCCGCTGACGCGGATGATCTTGAACACGAACATTTACCTGCATCAGCCGGTCAGCAGCTACGATGGTCGCCGCTTCCTGGTACTGCTGGAGCCAATGCTGGCGCCGTCGGCAACGAACGCGCGTATCTATGCAAACGACTATGTCGTCGTCACATCGCCGACCAGCGGGGAGCACCCATCGGTCCACATGGACGAGATTCGCCATACCTATCTGCACTACGAGGTCGAGCCGCTGGTGTATGCCCGCGCAGCCGCCATGGATCGGCTGCTGCCGCTGCTGAAGCCAGTGCAGAACTCTCCGCTGGACTTCGCACACAAGTCGGATATTGTTGCGCTGCTGACCGAGTGCCTGATCAAAGCGGTCGAGGCACGGACGATGGACGTCGGGCTTCTCAAGCCGAAGCGACCGGACACGGTGAAGTCGCGAGCCGATATGGAACACTTCGATGCGGAGATGTCGACCTATGACCGACAAGCCGAGGTTGTGCGCCGCAAGACGGTCGATCTCGATATGCGCCAGGGGTGGGTGCTCGTCGAATACTTCTACGGCAAGCTGGAACAGATGGAAAAGGATTCGATCAGTCTGAAGGAAGACATTGGCGAGATGGTCTATGGAATGGACGTGGAGCGGGAGCGCCACCACGACGAGCAGATCGCGTTTCTTCCGGAAGGAAGCGGCGATGTGGTCAGACGAGCTCCCATCAAGCCGACCGGGCTAAGGCTGGCGGAGCTGAAGATGTTGCAGGGAGACCCGGATGGCGCCGAAGAGCTGGCCGAAAAGGTGCTGGCAGACCCGAACGGCGACCACGCGGAGGCAAATTACGTGCTTGCTCGAGTCGAGTTGATGCAACGAGAGCCGGAAGAGGCGATCGTCCACTTCTCCGAGACGCTTAAGACCTCGAAGAACCCGCGCACCCTGGCATGGTCCCACATTTACATGGGACGGCTCTACGATATTCAATCGGATCGCCCAAAGGCCATGCAGGAGTACAAGGCGGCGCTCGCCACACGCGACAGCATGCCAGATACAAAGCAGGCGGCGGAGACGGGGTTGAAGCAGCCCTTTGCCCTGCCAAAGCGCGAGGCCATGCCGAACAGCGTGCCTGACGACACCCCGTTCGACCCTTCGGGCAAGGCGGAGAAGGACGCCTACCGGCCCGATTCCCCAGCCAAACCGCAACCACAGTAAACCGTATGGCCGCGCATTCGATAGAGTAGAGTGCAGGGAGCCGTATGAGGACGCGCCAGGGGAAGACGGGAACATCGCGCTTGCAGCAGGCATCGGAGCCCCAACAGCCCGCGACGCAGTTCTTCGGCCATGTCTTCCGCCAGCCCGATCTGCTCAAGCGCGCTCTGACGCATCGGTCTCTCTCATATGAGACAAATCCAGATGCCTTGCTCGACCCGGCAAGCGACAATGAACAACTTGAGTTTGTCGGCGACGCCGTGCTGGGGCTAGTAGTCGCGGAATCGCTCTTCCGGCGCTTCTCGGGATCGCGTGAGGGCGAGCTGACCCGACTGCGGGCATCCCTGGTCAGCAGGAAGCATTTAGGCGAGGTAGCGGCTCGGATCGACCTGGGGCGTCTGCTGCGGCTGGGACGGGGCGAAGAGCAGAGCGGCGGTCGCAGAAAGCCTGCCCTGTTGGCGAATGCCATCGAGGCAGTCATCGCCGCGCTGTACCTCGATGGTGGCCTGACGGCGGCGCAGCGCTTTATCGAGAAACATATTATTGAGCCGTCCATGCCGGAGCTGGACCTTGCACTCCGCGAGGGCAACACCTTCAGCGGCGCAATCGGTGACCACAAATCCGCGTTACAGGAGTACCTGCAGGCCGCAGGAGCAGGCCAGCCGCAGTATGTGCTGACTGACCAGACCGGACCCGATCACCGCAAGTCGTTTCGGGTCGAGGTGCGGATCGACGACGGACAGGGCGGCACCATCGCGCTGGCCGAATCGGAGGGGACC includes the following:
- a CDS encoding sigma-70 family RNA polymerase sigma factor, which produces MQAGMAMDLAGAIGIRTEDAALVSDLKAGSEQAFALLIAQYHQPLYSLIARSIQDPADAADITQEVFIKVFRSIRGFHGEASLRTWLYRIALHEASNQRRWWSRHKRQEITIDSSANEHDEEGEMPLLRATLADGRESPFDHAVQKQVRERVESALQQLPEVYRTVVILREIEGFAYEEIAEILDVNLGTVKSRLTRGRAALRGVLVDAETTEANRFAQVRSGDRLFSPARSIR
- a CDS encoding site-specific integrase, encoding MGKSHQKGWIILRGKKWYGYFRREVIDPATNQPKATIVPVVLGAKSELSKFEAKEALEREITRVTGSISNDRSATNVSVTFGWFVRNRFFPLKEADWREETAKVKKYLIEADLIQKFDEDRLEDIDKFALQTHLNRLAKIQSKDRVLQIRAYMQAIFSEAVDQDFLSKDPARKVKVPAHLRETDKTVLTWDQLRSALDHLELRDRIILELDMTNALRPSELFGLRWKCFDRAAHAMTLVETTYMGEIRDWGKTKGSLRTIPLSRDLTKELCAWELECPDISPNAFIFPNNNGGFIDTGNYRKRVLHKLARDLKLPKLTFQVIRRSIATLAQKKGTVKDVQGVLRHSRAATTTDVYMQEIPEGVRATIDSIHRELRKGTKSGVAGFGRKKEAPRSTEKKVGVGNGKTGVSVGRKLQERRSVGDFKTRSQKGFENLLPNATKPGEAEPLSC
- a CDS encoding zf-HC2 domain-containing protein, with the translated sequence MSMTPHLESQCESVRASFSDYLDGAISGHAMQQIAQHLEACPACTQEFAAWRTVQDSVAMLRPAKAPENLGLKLRLAISRERVKHSSSIFDTIALRWENAVRPMLIQVSAGFAVAVMLLGSIGFLLGAVAAPPAVLANDEPLGAMTAPHYLYSAEQPRAVVTDRDATIVVEAQVNARGQVYDYDIVSGPNDPVVRSQVVDQLLLSVFEPARVFGSPVRGRVVLTFAGVSVRG
- the rnc gene encoding ribonuclease III — its product is MRTRQGKTGTSRLQQASEPQQPATQFFGHVFRQPDLLKRALTHRSLSYETNPDALLDPASDNEQLEFVGDAVLGLVVAESLFRRFSGSREGELTRLRASLVSRKHLGEVAARIDLGRLLRLGRGEEQSGGRRKPALLANAIEAVIAALYLDGGLTAAQRFIEKHIIEPSMPELDLALREGNTFSGAIGDHKSALQEYLQAAGAGQPQYVLTDQTGPDHRKSFRVEVRIDDGQGGTIALAESEGTTKKLAQQQAARLAFERLRADDDLLGSRSGSATEVVR
- a CDS encoding tetratricopeptide repeat protein, which produces MSPFIQIVSPRKLLFSSISYGIVFSLLSLSSIGQVKQQTTSSSSEQPAAPAQNSSSSPVAHIAQLEAGGSAITLETSEPLFDLAVALNVCGYDADLATSNPIRLKIRQEVNDAVATSEPARESRDALCGYIRQHTLADPGLNIAQYVSLALYVTPTPELTPSVGETEMPPDSTQVVNILPLLRSFSQAIQLHLIWIEHRPEYEALVNEIHDPLTRMILNTNIYLHQPVSSYDGRRFLVLLEPMLAPSATNARIYANDYVVVTSPTSGEHPSVHMDEIRHTYLHYEVEPLVYARAAAMDRLLPLLKPVQNSPLDFAHKSDIVALLTECLIKAVEARTMDVGLLKPKRPDTVKSRADMEHFDAEMSTYDRQAEVVRRKTVDLDMRQGWVLVEYFYGKLEQMEKDSISLKEDIGEMVYGMDVERERHHDEQIAFLPEGSGDVVRRAPIKPTGLRLAELKMLQGDPDGAEELAEKVLADPNGDHAEANYVLARVELMQREPEEAIVHFSETLKTSKNPRTLAWSHIYMGRLYDIQSDRPKAMQEYKAALATRDSMPDTKQAAETGLKQPFALPKREAMPNSVPDDTPFDPSGKAEKDAYRPDSPAKPQPQ